In a single window of the Rhinolophus ferrumequinum isolate MPI-CBG mRhiFer1 chromosome 21, mRhiFer1_v1.p, whole genome shotgun sequence genome:
- the GIP gene encoding gastric inhibitory polypeptide, translating into MKTSLLLVSLLLAVVLGQKEEGHSRFHTKASSSQPRGRRYAEGTFISDYSIAMDKIRQQDFVNWLLAQKGKKNAWKHNITQREAQVLELAHQSNRKKETREQQGSLPKNPRDEDLLKDLLIQELLAWMVDQMELCRLRFQ; encoded by the exons ATGAAGACATCTCTGCTGCTGGTGTCGCTGCTCCTGGCAGTGGTGTTAGGACAGAAGGAAGAGGGTCACTCCAG ATTCCACACTAAGGCTAGCAGCTCCCAACCTCGAGGCCGCAGGTATGCCGAGGGGACTTTCATCAGTGACTACAGCATTGCCATGGACAAGATCCGCCAACAAGATTTTGTGAACTGGCTGCTGGCgcagaaggggaagaagaatGC CTGGAAACACAACATCACGCAGAGGGAGGCCCAGGTCCTAGAGCTGGCCCATCAATCTAACAGGAAGAAGGAGACCAGAGAGCAGCAGGG CTCCCTACCCAAGAACCCCAGGGATGAAGATTTGCTAAAGGACTTACTGATTCAGGAGCTGCTGGCCTGGATGGTGGATCAGATGGAGCTCTGCAGGCTCAG GTTTCAGTGA